A window of Komagataella phaffii GS115 chromosome 1, complete sequence contains these coding sequences:
- a CDS encoding DNA repair protein RAD50: MANWKDLRGGKVVHLSRSPKHIAPGSPSSIYKLAIQGVRSFDPHTPETIQFSKPLTLIVGQNGSGKTTIIECLKYATTGDLPPNSKGGAFVHDPKIAGDNQVKAQVKLAFQNISGVSMILTKTLQVVQKPGKSLQFKTLENQLSVINNGERTRVSQKAAEIESLIPNYLGVSKAVLNYVIFCHQEENLWPISEPMALKKKFDEIFDSVKFIKVLEGFKGITKDMSVDIKLLTNNVEHLKNDKKRADLKRAEMEALQNTVEDYNAEIIDLNTQVEEVTRKLDELFKSNQDFEKVLSKLDFLATEKQSTQQQIDRLFSSLTVLPDSTEILENNLSNYGKLLTEKRVKVNEQIQLAKEASESLNALRDEYSDTIKKEGELRGLESTYKNYIQERIQLIQENASLLGMTISETTISSDEIEEASSKASVLFSTCKKKLDLQTEHYDTRIHDLNLEIGQAESKLGKEEERSSYLKNDINSLKKRNQALQKSINDINSNESEFNETKEDIERLTKQLEDLRSENKLASINNDLKQNQDKILVLENELDQINKQIITSNRQGEVLAKLHLLKENTKKGNSSISKLVESYGEQFKEFTGEDLNPEDCLPVFLEVLKKRQEDTDLKRKEVASFKQNEYESNHDRSLLEKKLEQSRSQLQECRSRIVSILEDEPIEEYESIVKDLESDYEIALQNSKLNWATKNFNETALKIAKEHQYCILCKRELNHDELGPVMVTISENIEKANDDLYSKEKDRIKQDLDDLKSIRDDISNFRNLEGSIASANDELNELKTFVSDDLARVSSELEQLESDLVSLESLRKHVVEISKLQEDLSHYYVENKSIESELSAYGVPAKTLSELQEDLNGKNFQLKELRRQADDLKEQREFSNRELSMLEGNVKDKRLLISNFEKSLMIKLNLEKGIDENKARIDELQQTGETVLESMKLTKDRLNKLKDNVKTLEEERDSTLTQLQSNVEQFKTVQDSLVRLNSFVNKYELEDEPILRQCEKNSEHLKASIKDAEGQLNKLHEKVNVLEKQLSEADTEERNIKFNLDLRSLNKELVQIEESIESLDRQNATSKRQEFQKETAILRESYSRLSSAHSSKMGEVSQLQKQIQSITEEIKRDYEHVEDEYYQEYLKLQTKMFISNDISVYSKGLDNAVMKYHSIKMEEINRIIDELWKRTYSGTDVDTIMIKSDMNTQVKGNRSYNYRVVMMKEDVELDMRGRCSAGQKVLASIIIRLALAECFGVGCGMIALDEPTTNLDEENIESLAKALNSIIHLRMSQKNFQLIVITHDEHFLRHMNATEFCDHFFRISRNERQKSQISMVKNFD, encoded by the exons ATGGCCAACTGGAAGGACCTGCGCGGAGGAAAAGTTGTTCATCTCTCCCGTTCTCCTAAACATATCGCGCCTGGATCCCC GTCTTCAATTTATAAATTGGCCATACAGGGAGTGCGGTCTTTTGACCCTCACACTCCGGAGACAATTCAGTTCAGCAAGCCTTTAACATTAATAGTTGGACAGAACGGGTCTGGGAAGACAACCATCATCGAGTGCTTGAAGTATGCAACCACTGGAGATTTGCCGCCCAATTCTAAAGGAGGTGCCTTTGTTCACGATCCCAAGATCGCCGGAGATAACCAAGTTAAAGCGCAGGTCAAATTGGCATTTCAGAACATAAGTGGAGTGAGTATGATTCTGACGAAAACTTTACAGGTCGTACAAAAACCCGGCAAGTCTTTGCAATTTAAAACTTTAGAGAATCAATTGTCTGTGATAAACAACGGAGAAAGGACACGAGTGTCGCAAAAAGCCGCGGAGATTGAATCGTTAATCCCTAATTACTTGGGTGTATCTAAAGCGGTGCTGAACTATGTCATTTTTTGCCATCAGGAGGAAAATTTATGGCCAATTTCTGAACCAATGGcactgaaaaagaaatttgaTGAGATTTTTGATTCTGTCAAGTTTATCAAGGTGTTGGAGGGGTTTAAAGGCATCACAAAAGATATGAGTGTCGATATCAAACTACTCACAAATAATGTGGaacatttgaaaaatgacaaGAAAAGGGCCGACTTGAAGCGGGCGGAAATGGAGGCTCTGCAGAACACTGTTGAGGATTACAACGCTGAAATTATTGATCTGAATACCCAAGTCGAGGAAGTCACTAGAAAGTTAGATGAGTTattcaaatcaaatcaagattttgaaaaagtctTATCAAAGTTAGATTTTCTGGCTACAGAAAAGCAGAGTACTCAACAACAGATTGATAGGCTTTTCAGTTCTCTGACAGTGCTACCTGATAGCACAGAAATCTTGGAGAATAACCTGTCGAATTACGGCAAACTTTTGACCGAAAAAAGAGTCAAGGTTAATGAGCAAATTCAACTCGCAAAAGAAGCCTCAGAATCTTTAAACGCTCTGAGAGACGAATACAGTGATACTATTAAAAAGGAAGGAGAACTTAGAGGTTTAGAAAGTACCTATAAAAATTATATTCAGGAAAGAATACAACTaatccaagaaaatgcGTCTCTACTTGGTATGACTATCTCCGAAACCACGATTAGTTCAgatgagattgaagaagcCTCCTCCAAGGCATCGGTCCTCTTTTCCACCTGTAAAAAGAAACTTGATCTACAAACAGAACACTATGACACCCGTATTCACGATCTTAACTTGGAAATAGGACAGGCCGAAAGTAAActtggaaaggaagaagaaagatcatcctatttgaaaaatgacaTCAACAGTCTGAAGAAACGAAATCAGGCTCTTCAAAAAAGcatcaatgatatcaaTTCGAACGAGTCTGAGTTTAACGAAACTAAAGAAGATATCGAGAGGCTGACTAAACAGCTTGAGGATCTTAGGTCAGAAAACAAACTGGCATCAATTAATAACGATCTGAAGCAAAATCAAGATAAAATTCTTGTTCTGGAAAACGAGTTGGACCAGATTAATAAACAAATAATAACTAGTAACCGACAAGGTGAAGTATTGGCAAAGTTACACTTACTCAAGGAGAATACCAAAAAAGGAAACTCATCgatttcaaaattggtTGAAAGCTATGGTGAACAGTTTAAAGAGTTCACTGGTGAAGATCTTAACCCCGAAGACTGCTTACCTGTGTTTCTGGAGGTTCTGAAAAAACGCCAGGAAGATACTGATTTAAAGAGGAAAGAAGTTGCATCATTCAAGCAGAACGAATACGAGAGTAATCATGATAGGTCTTTattagaaaagaaactggaGCAAAGTAGAAGTCAGCTTCAGGAATGTCGTAGTCGAATTGTATCgattcttgaagatgaaccaATAGAGGAGTACGAATCGATAGTCAAAGACTTGGAATCAGATTACGAGATTGCTTTGCAAAATTCTAAATTGAATTGGGCCACCAAAAACTTTAACGAAACAGCACTAAAGATTGCCAAAGAGCATCAGTATTGTATTTTGTGTAAGAGAGAGCTCAATCATGACGAACTTGGACCAGTAATGGTAACCATTTCagaaaatattgaaaaagccAACGACGACCTTTATTCTAAAGAGAAAGATAGAATCAAGCAAGATCTGGATGACTTGAAGAGTATCAGGGATGATATTAGCAATTTTAGGAACTTAGAAGGTTCGATTGCTTCAGCTAATGACGAGTTGAATGAGTTGAAGacttttgtttctgatgaCTTGGCAAGAGTAAGTTCAGAACTCGAACAGCTTGAAAGTGATTTAGTCTCCCTGGAATCTCTACGAAAACACGTAGTTGAAATTAGCAAACTTCAAGAGGATTTGAGTCATTATTATGTTGAAAACAAGTCCATTGAATCTGAATTGAGTGCGTATGGTGTTCCAGCTAAGACTTTATCTGAACTTCAGGAGGATTTGAATGGtaaaaactttcaattgaaagaattgagaaGGCAAGCTGATGATCTTAAAGAACAAAgagagttttcaaatcGAGAGTTAAGCATGCTTGAAGGCAATGTGAAGGATAAACGTCTATTGATTAGCAATTTTGAGAAATCGTTAATGATTAAACTTAATTTGGAGAAGGGAATTGATGAGAATAAGGCTAGAATAGACGAACTTCAACAAACGGGAGAAACTGTACTTGAATCCATGAAACTGACCAAAGACAGATTGAATAAGCTTAAGGACAACGTGAAAACtcttgaagaggaaagagaTTCTACTTTAACTCAATTGCAAAGCAACGTGGAACAGTTCAAAACAGTACAGGATAGCTTGGTGCGATTAAACTCTTTCGTCAACAAGTACGAGCTTGAAGATGAGCCAATTTTGAGGCAATGCGAAAAGAATAGTGAACACCTGAAAGCCTCCATCAAAGATGCAGAGGGTCAGTTGAACAAACTTCATGAAAAAGTCAATGTGCTGGAAAAGCAGCTAAGCGAAGCAGATACCGAAGAACGAAACATTAAATTCAACCTGGATCTAAGAAGCCTAAACAAGGAGCTCGTTCAGATCGAAGAGAGTATTGAATCCCTTGATCGGCAGAACGCAACTAGTAAAAGGCAggagtttcaaaaagaaaccGCCATTCTTAGAGAAAGTTATTCCCGGTTAAGTTCCGCTCATAGTAGTAAGATGGGGGAAGTGTCCCAATTGCAGAAACAGATTCAGAGCATAACAGAGGAAATCAAGAGGGATTATGAACATGTCGAAGATGAATACTACCAAGAATACTTGAAACTGCAAACTAAAATGTTCATTTCAAATGATATCTCGGTTTATTCCAAGGGATTGGACAATGCTGTAATGAAGTATCATTCCATTAAAATGGAGGAGATTAATAGAATTATTGACgaactttggaagagaacGTACAGTGGGACAGATGTTGACACAATCATGATCAAAAGTGACATGAATACTCAAGTTAAAGGCAATAGATCTTACAATTACAGGGTAGTCATGATGAAAGAAGATGTGGAATTGGATATGAGAGGAAGATGTTCGGCAGGCCAGAAAGTACTCGCAAGCATTATCATCAGACTAGCATTGGCTGAATGTTTTGGAGTTGGGTGTGGCATGATAGCACTTGATGAACCAACGACAAACcttgatgaagagaatATTGAAAGTCTTGCCAAGGCACTCAATTCAATCATTCATCTAAGAATGTCTCAAAAGAACTTTCAACTAATTGTCATTACTCACGATGAACACTTCTTAAGACACATGAATGCTACAGAGTTTTGTGATCATTTTTTTAGAATCAGCAGAAACGAGAGGCAAAAATCTCAGATATCAATGGTAAAGAACTTTGATTaa